The following proteins come from a genomic window of Mycolicibacterium rufum:
- a CDS encoding DUF4334 domain-containing protein, which produces MSAPTDLLTDALPTAPTTTADALALFDSLPAVETEFMLGTWHGAEVPTGHPLDGMLEASGWWGKRYTDSETVHPLLFPTRDGAGLWPLNPLPAFAGLGIATRIPGLRRRDLSGVITALRPLLAARGPKARLRTTRYRGVDTATMIYDQLPINDVFRRLDDETVLGAMDLRGIKAPYFFVLQRDSSLRLV; this is translated from the coding sequence ATGTCTGCGCCCACCGATCTGCTGACCGACGCCCTGCCGACCGCCCCGACCACCACGGCCGACGCCCTCGCGCTGTTCGATTCGCTGCCCGCCGTCGAGACCGAGTTCATGCTCGGCACCTGGCACGGCGCCGAGGTACCCACCGGCCATCCCCTCGACGGCATGCTCGAGGCGAGCGGCTGGTGGGGCAAGCGCTACACCGACAGTGAGACCGTGCACCCGCTGCTGTTCCCCACTCGCGACGGCGCCGGACTGTGGCCGCTCAACCCGCTGCCCGCCTTCGCCGGGCTCGGCATCGCGACGAGGATCCCCGGGCTCAGGCGCCGCGACCTCTCCGGCGTCATCACCGCGCTGCGGCCGCTGCTCGCGGCGCGCGGCCCCAAGGCGCGGCTGCGGACGACCCGCTACCGCGGCGTCGACACGGCGACGATGATCTACGACCAGCTGCCCATCAACGACGTGTTTCGCCGCCTCGACGACGAAACCGTGCTGGGCGCCATGGACCTGCGCGGCATCAAGGCGCCGTATTTCTTCGTCCTGCAGCGGGATTCGTCACTGCGCCTGGTGTAG
- the bla gene encoding class A beta-lactamase: MISRRQLLLGGVSLAALAGCAGRPEAPRSSDPAEPLPPVADRIEALRRRHNAEIGLYAVDLESGREIAVGDGDSYAMCSTFKAYASAAILQRAQQGRLTLTDAVPVEQADILSNSPVTEPRVGTTMTLAELCQAALQRSDNAAANLLLRTLGGPPAVTAFARGAGDDRSRLDRWETALNSAVPGDPRDTSTPRALGTGIRAVLTGDVLDTAHRRQLEDWMRANETSSMRAGLPPGWGTADKTGSGGYGTTNDVGVAYGPQGQRWLLSIMTRAVGDDPDAPNLRPLIGEIAAVVVAEFGQPR, translated from the coding sequence ATGATCTCGCGGCGCCAACTGCTGCTCGGCGGAGTCTCGCTCGCGGCGCTCGCCGGCTGCGCGGGACGTCCCGAGGCCCCGCGGTCGTCCGATCCGGCCGAACCGCTGCCGCCGGTCGCTGACCGGATCGAGGCGCTGCGGCGTCGTCACAACGCCGAGATCGGGCTCTATGCGGTGGATCTCGAATCCGGCCGGGAGATCGCCGTTGGCGACGGCGACAGCTACGCGATGTGCTCGACGTTCAAGGCCTACGCCTCGGCGGCGATCCTGCAGCGGGCGCAGCAGGGTCGGCTGACGCTGACCGATGCGGTGCCGGTGGAACAGGCCGACATCCTGTCGAACTCGCCGGTGACCGAACCGCGGGTCGGGACCACGATGACGCTGGCAGAACTGTGCCAGGCGGCCCTGCAGCGCAGCGACAACGCCGCCGCGAACCTGTTGCTGCGCACCCTCGGCGGGCCGCCGGCGGTCACCGCCTTCGCCCGCGGTGCCGGCGACGACCGATCGCGGCTGGATCGGTGGGAGACCGCGCTGAACTCCGCGGTGCCCGGTGATCCGCGCGACACCAGCACGCCGCGGGCGCTGGGCACGGGGATCCGCGCCGTGCTGACCGGCGACGTGCTCGACACCGCGCACCGACGCCAACTCGAGGACTGGATGCGGGCCAACGAGACGTCGAGTATGCGCGCGGGCCTGCCGCCGGGGTGGGGTACCGCCGACAAGACCGGCAGCGGGGGATACGGGACCACCAACGACGTCGGCGTCGCCTACGGGCCGCAGGGGCAGCGGTGGCTGCTGTCGATCATGACCCGCGCCGTGGGTGACGATCCCGACGCGCCGAACCTGCGCCCACTGATCGGCGAGATCGCCGCGGTGGTGGTGGCCGAGTTCGGTCAGCCACGCTGA
- a CDS encoding M16 family metallopeptidase, producing the protein MPRPPAADGAALRRVRGGKTADTSTAIRRTDLPGGLRVVTEHIPHVHSASVGVWVNVGSRDEGRSVAGAAHFLEHLLFKATPTRTAVQIAQAVDAIGGELNAFTSREHTCYYAHVLDTDLALAVDLVADVVLRGQCFADDVEIERDVVLEEIAMRDDDPEDTLGDVFLSAMFGDHPVGRPVIGSVDSISTMTRSQLHSFHLRRYTPDRMVVAVAGNIDHREVVALVREHFGDRLVRGRSPVPPRKGAGRVGGRPTLELVKRDAEQTHLSMGVRTPGRHWDQRWALSVLNTALGGGLSSRLFQQIRETRGLAYSVYSTVDTFADSGALSIYAGCLPERFDEVVRVTTDVLAEVARDGITAEECRIAKGSMRGGLVLGLEDSASRMNRLGRSELNYGQHRTIAETLARIDEVTLDDVNAVARQLLTRPFGAAVLGPVRGRRSLPRPLQAIAG; encoded by the coding sequence ATGCCGCGACCGCCGGCAGCTGACGGGGCGGCGCTGCGCCGGGTGCGGGGCGGCAAGACGGCGGACACGTCGACGGCGATCCGACGTACCGATCTGCCCGGTGGCCTGCGCGTGGTCACCGAGCACATCCCGCACGTGCACTCGGCGTCGGTCGGGGTGTGGGTCAACGTCGGGTCGCGCGACGAGGGCCGCAGTGTGGCCGGCGCCGCGCACTTCCTCGAACACCTGCTGTTCAAGGCGACGCCGACCCGCACCGCCGTGCAGATCGCCCAGGCCGTCGACGCCATCGGTGGTGAGCTGAACGCGTTCACCTCGCGCGAGCACACCTGCTACTACGCCCACGTGCTCGACACCGATCTGGCGCTGGCCGTGGACCTGGTGGCCGACGTGGTGCTACGGGGCCAGTGCTTCGCCGACGACGTCGAGATCGAGCGTGACGTGGTCCTCGAAGAGATCGCGATGCGCGACGACGACCCCGAGGACACCCTCGGCGACGTGTTCCTCTCGGCGATGTTCGGCGACCATCCGGTGGGCCGGCCGGTGATCGGCAGCGTGGACTCCATCTCGACGATGACGCGCAGCCAACTGCATTCGTTCCATCTGCGCCGCTACACCCCGGACCGGATGGTGGTGGCGGTGGCGGGCAACATCGACCACCGCGAGGTCGTCGCGCTGGTGCGCGAGCACTTCGGCGACCGGCTGGTGCGTGGCCGTTCGCCGGTGCCGCCCCGCAAGGGCGCGGGCCGGGTGGGCGGCCGCCCGACGCTGGAGCTGGTGAAGCGGGACGCCGAGCAGACCCACCTGTCGATGGGGGTGCGGACCCCCGGCCGGCACTGGGATCAGCGGTGGGCGCTGTCGGTGCTCAACACCGCTCTCGGCGGCGGTCTGAGTTCCCGCCTGTTCCAGCAGATCCGGGAGACGCGCGGGCTGGCGTACTCGGTGTACTCGACGGTGGACACGTTCGCCGACAGCGGTGCGCTGTCGATCTACGCGGGTTGCCTGCCGGAGCGGTTCGACGAGGTGGTCCGGGTGACCACCGACGTGCTCGCCGAGGTGGCGCGCGACGGCATCACCGCCGAGGAGTGCCGGATCGCCAAGGGGTCGATGCGCGGCGGACTGGTGCTGGGACTCGAGGATTCGGCGTCGCGGATGAACCGGCTGGGCCGCAGCGAACTCAACTACGGTCAGCACCGCACGATCGCCGAAACGCTGGCCCGGATCGACGAGGTCACGCTGGACGACGTCAATGCCGTTGCGCGGCAACTGCTCACGCGCCCGTTCGGGGCTGCCGTGCTGGGGCCCGTGCGGGGCAGGCGGTCGCTGCCGCGGCCTCTGCAGGCCATCGCCGGATGA
- a CDS encoding polyribonucleotide nucleotidyltransferase — MSVVEIEDGVFESTATIDNGSFGTRTIRFETGRLAQQAAGAVVAYLDDETMLLSATTASKAPKEHFDFFPLTIDVEERMYAAGRIPGSFFRREGRPSTDAILTCRLIDRPLRPSFVSGLRNEIQVVVTVLSLDPKDLYDVLAINAASASTQISGLPFSGPVGGVRVALIEGQWVAFPTVEQLEKAVFDMVVAGRKVADDVAIMMVEAEATENVIDLVAGGAGAPTETVVAEGLEAAKPFIAVLCDAQAELAGAAGKETADYPVFPEYGDDVYYSVASVATDALSEALTIAGKNERNDRTDEIKVEVLSRLAEQYAGREKEIGAAFRSLTKKLVRQRILTDHFRIDGRGVTDIRALSAEVAVIPRAHGSALFERGETQIMGVTTLDMVKMAQQIDSLGPETSKRYMHHYNFPPYSTGETGRVGSPKRREIGHGALAERALMPVLPSVEEFPYAIRQVSEALGSNGSTSMGSVCASTLSLLNAGVPLKAPVAGIAMGLVSDDVEVDGKTERRFVTLTDILGAEDAFGDMDFKCAGTKDFVTALQLDTKLDGIPSQVLAGALAQAKDARITILEVMAEAIDAPDEMSPYAPRITTIKVPVDKIGEVIGPKGKMINSITEETGASISIEDDGTVFVGASNGEAAQAAIDKINAIANPQLPKIGERFLGTVVKTTDFGAFVSLLPGRDGLVHISKLGRGKRINKVEDVVKVGDKLRVEIADIDNRGKISLVLVAEDAAEATTEAAGTEAPEPADAATAGS, encoded by the coding sequence GTTCGAATCCACCGCCACCATCGACAACGGGAGCTTCGGCACCCGCACCATCCGCTTCGAGACCGGCCGGCTGGCCCAGCAGGCCGCCGGCGCCGTCGTCGCCTACCTCGACGACGAGACCATGCTGCTGAGCGCCACCACCGCCAGCAAGGCGCCGAAGGAGCACTTCGACTTCTTCCCGCTGACCATCGACGTCGAGGAGCGGATGTACGCCGCGGGCCGCATCCCCGGCTCGTTCTTCCGCCGTGAGGGCCGTCCCTCCACCGACGCGATCCTGACCTGCCGGCTGATCGACCGGCCGCTGCGCCCGTCCTTCGTCAGCGGGCTGCGCAACGAGATCCAGGTCGTCGTGACCGTGCTCAGCCTGGATCCCAAGGACCTCTACGACGTGCTGGCCATCAACGCCGCGTCGGCCTCGACGCAGATCTCCGGTCTGCCGTTCTCGGGTCCCGTCGGTGGCGTGCGCGTCGCGCTGATCGAGGGCCAGTGGGTGGCGTTCCCGACCGTGGAGCAGCTCGAGAAGGCCGTCTTCGACATGGTCGTCGCCGGCCGCAAGGTCGCCGATGATGTGGCGATCATGATGGTCGAGGCCGAGGCCACCGAGAACGTCATCGACCTGGTCGCCGGTGGTGCGGGCGCGCCGACCGAGACCGTGGTCGCGGAGGGCCTGGAGGCCGCCAAGCCGTTCATCGCGGTGCTGTGCGACGCGCAGGCCGAGCTGGCCGGCGCCGCCGGCAAGGAGACCGCCGACTACCCGGTCTTCCCCGAGTACGGCGACGACGTCTACTACTCGGTCGCGTCGGTGGCCACCGATGCGCTGAGCGAGGCGCTGACGATCGCGGGCAAGAACGAGCGCAACGACCGCACCGACGAGATCAAGGTCGAGGTGCTGAGCCGGCTCGCCGAGCAGTACGCCGGCCGGGAGAAGGAGATCGGCGCCGCGTTCCGGTCGCTGACCAAGAAGCTCGTCCGGCAGCGCATCCTGACCGACCACTTCCGCATCGACGGCCGTGGCGTCACTGACATCCGGGCCCTGTCGGCCGAGGTCGCGGTCATCCCGCGGGCGCACGGCAGCGCGCTGTTCGAGCGCGGCGAGACGCAGATCATGGGTGTCACCACCCTGGACATGGTCAAGATGGCCCAGCAGATCGACTCGCTCGGGCCGGAGACGTCCAAGCGCTACATGCACCACTACAACTTCCCGCCGTATTCGACCGGTGAGACCGGCCGCGTCGGTTCGCCCAAGCGCCGCGAGATCGGCCACGGCGCGCTCGCCGAGCGGGCCCTGATGCCGGTGCTGCCGAGCGTCGAGGAGTTCCCGTACGCGATCCGCCAGGTGTCCGAGGCGCTCGGCTCCAACGGTTCCACCTCGATGGGTTCGGTGTGTGCGTCGACGCTGTCGCTGCTCAATGCCGGTGTGCCGCTGAAGGCCCCGGTCGCGGGCATCGCGATGGGTCTGGTGTCCGACGACGTCGAGGTGGATGGCAAGACGGAGCGCCGCTTCGTGACGCTGACCGACATCCTCGGCGCCGAGGACGCGTTCGGTGACATGGACTTCAAGTGCGCAGGCACCAAGGACTTCGTCACCGCGCTGCAGCTCGACACCAAGCTCGACGGCATTCCGTCGCAGGTGCTGGCCGGTGCGCTGGCACAGGCCAAGGACGCCCGGATCACCATCCTCGAGGTGATGGCCGAGGCCATCGACGCCCCCGACGAGATGAGCCCGTACGCGCCGCGGATCACCACCATCAAGGTCCCGGTCGACAAGATCGGCGAGGTGATCGGGCCCAAGGGCAAGATGATCAACTCGATCACCGAGGAGACCGGCGCGTCGATCTCCATCGAGGACGACGGCACGGTGTTCGTCGGCGCGTCCAACGGCGAGGCCGCCCAGGCGGCGATCGACAAGATCAACGCCATCGCCAACCCCCAGCTGCCCAAGATCGGCGAGCGTTTCCTCGGAACCGTGGTCAAGACGACGGATTTCGGTGCTTTCGTGTCGCTGCTGCCGGGTCGTGACGGGCTGGTGCACATCAGCAAGCTGGGCCGCGGCAAGCGGATCAACAAGGTCGAGGACGTGGTGAAGGTCGGTGACAAGCTCCGCGTGGAGATCGCCGACATCGACAACCGCGGCAAGATCTCGCTGGTCCTCGTGGCCGAGGACGCCGCCGAAGCGACCACCGAAGCAGCCGGGACAGAGGCACCCGAACCCGCTGATGCCGCGACCGCCGGCAGCTGA